One genomic window of Canis aureus isolate CA01 chromosome 15, VMU_Caureus_v.1.0, whole genome shotgun sequence includes the following:
- the CRYGN gene encoding gamma-crystallin N isoform X2 — translation MAQRSGKIILYEGKHFTGRKLEVYGDCDNFQDRGFMNRVNSIRVESGAWVCFDHPDFRGQQFILEHGDYPDFLRWNGHNDHMASCRPIGMHGENYRLEIFEGCNFTGQCLEFQDDCPCLPSQGWSKNCVNAIKVYGDGAWVLYEEPNYRGRMYLVERGDFRSFSDWEAHSARIQSLRRVVNFF, via the exons ATGGCGCAGCGCTCGGGGAAG ATCATCCTCTATGAGGGCAAGCACTTCACCGGGCGGAAGCTGGAGGTCTATGGGGACTGTGACAACTTCCAGGACCGAGGCTTCATGAATCGGGTGAACTCCATCCGCGTGGAGAGCGGCGCCTGGGTCTGTTTTGATCACCCTGACTTCCGGGGCCAGCAGTTTATCCTGGAGCATGGAGACTACCCTGACTTCCTCCGCTGGAATGGCCACAACGACCACATGGCCTCCTGCCGGCCCATAGGAATG CATGGAGAGAACTACCGCCTGGAAATCTTCGAGGGCTGCAACTTTACTGGCCAGTGCCTGGAGTTTCAGGATGACTGCCCCTGCCTGCCAAGTCAGGGCTGGTCCAAGAACTGCGTCAATGCCATCAAGGTGTACGGGGATGGAGC GTGGGTGCTGTACGAGGAGCCCAACTACCGCGGCCGCATGTACCTGGTGGAGCGGGGTGACTTCCGCAGCTTCTCGGACTGGGAGGCCCACAGCGCCCGCATCCAGTCACTCCGCAGGGTGGTCAACTTCTTCTAG
- the CRYGN gene encoding gamma-crystallin N isoform X3, with protein MNRVNSIRVESGAWVCFDHPDFRGQQFILEHGDYPDFLRWNGHNDHMASCRPIGMGMQHGENYRLEIFEGCNFTGQCLEFQDDCPCLPSQGWSKNCVNAIKVYGDGAWVLYEEPNYRGRMYLVERGDFRSFSDWEAHSARIQSLRRVVNFF; from the exons ATGAATCGGGTGAACTCCATCCGCGTGGAGAGCGGCGCCTGGGTCTGTTTTGATCACCCTGACTTCCGGGGCCAGCAGTTTATCCTGGAGCATGGAGACTACCCTGACTTCCTCCGCTGGAATGGCCACAACGACCACATGGCCTCCTGCCGGCCCATAGGAAT GGGCATGCAGCATGGAGAGAACTACCGCCTGGAAATCTTCGAGGGCTGCAACTTTACTGGCCAGTGCCTGGAGTTTCAGGATGACTGCCCCTGCCTGCCAAGTCAGGGCTGGTCCAAGAACTGCGTCAATGCCATCAAGGTGTACGGGGATGGAGC GTGGGTGCTGTACGAGGAGCCCAACTACCGCGGCCGCATGTACCTGGTGGAGCGGGGTGACTTCCGCAGCTTCTCGGACTGGGAGGCCCACAGCGCCCGCATCCAGTCACTCCGCAGGGTGGTCAACTTCTTCTAG
- the CRYGN gene encoding gamma-crystallin N isoform X1, with the protein MAQRSGKIILYEGKHFTGRKLEVYGDCDNFQDRGFMNRVNSIRVESGAWVCFDHPDFRGQQFILEHGDYPDFLRWNGHNDHMASCRPIGMGMQHGENYRLEIFEGCNFTGQCLEFQDDCPCLPSQGWSKNCVNAIKVYGDGAWVLYEEPNYRGRMYLVERGDFRSFSDWEAHSARIQSLRRVVNFF; encoded by the exons ATGGCGCAGCGCTCGGGGAAG ATCATCCTCTATGAGGGCAAGCACTTCACCGGGCGGAAGCTGGAGGTCTATGGGGACTGTGACAACTTCCAGGACCGAGGCTTCATGAATCGGGTGAACTCCATCCGCGTGGAGAGCGGCGCCTGGGTCTGTTTTGATCACCCTGACTTCCGGGGCCAGCAGTTTATCCTGGAGCATGGAGACTACCCTGACTTCCTCCGCTGGAATGGCCACAACGACCACATGGCCTCCTGCCGGCCCATAGGAAT GGGCATGCAGCATGGAGAGAACTACCGCCTGGAAATCTTCGAGGGCTGCAACTTTACTGGCCAGTGCCTGGAGTTTCAGGATGACTGCCCCTGCCTGCCAAGTCAGGGCTGGTCCAAGAACTGCGTCAATGCCATCAAGGTGTACGGGGATGGAGC GTGGGTGCTGTACGAGGAGCCCAACTACCGCGGCCGCATGTACCTGGTGGAGCGGGGTGACTTCCGCAGCTTCTCGGACTGGGAGGCCCACAGCGCCCGCATCCAGTCACTCCGCAGGGTGGTCAACTTCTTCTAG